A stretch of the Strigops habroptila isolate Jane chromosome 15, bStrHab1.2.pri, whole genome shotgun sequence genome encodes the following:
- the IER5L gene encoding immediate early response gene 5-like protein, whose amino-acid sequence MLRGRRRMECTLDAQSLISISLRKIHSSRTQRGGIKLHKNLLVSYVLRNARQLYLSERYAELYRRQQHYPDGAPLLAMPACPPPAAAPPELAALPLPADTQDREARSCAVVRGGAELLEGPVCAAPPELQRAPCRDSSPGFYRAAGSAGPGGGGGGGSSAAPGLLYAAGCDFGTGGVPHCSSRTTVLDLDTHVVTTVENGYLHQDCCSQCPCCCQPVAGLASPPPAPGTKRKYYPGQEEEEEGVEEGEPGGGGVAGGPPFAPCTKRARFEEYSAEHPQDSSNISNLISIFGSGFTGLVSRQQADSEQPLNGQLCGKQALASLGAWTRAIVAF is encoded by the coding sequence ATGCTGAGGGGCCGGAGGAGGATGGAGTGCACCCTCGATGCGCAGAGTTTGATCAGTATTTCCCTGCGGAAGATCCACAGCTCCCGCACTCAACGAGGCGGCATCAAGCTCCACAAGAACCTGCTCGTCTCCTATGTGCTCCGCAACGCCCGGCAGCTCTACCTGAGCGAGCGCTACGCCGAGCTCTACCGCCGCCAGCAGCACTACCCGGACGGAGCCCCGCTCCTCGCCATGCCCGCctgcccgccgcccgccgccgccccgccggaGCTGGCGGCTCTCCCGCTGCCCGCCGACACGCAGGACCGCGAGGCGCGGAGCTGTGCGGTGGTGCGGGGCGGTgcggagctgctggaggggccGGTGTGCGCGGCACCCCCGGAGCTGCAGAGAGCGCCCTGCAGAGACTCATCCCCGGGCTTCTACCGGGCCGCCGGCAGCGCCGGTCCcggtggtggtggaggaggcGGCAGCAGCGCGGCCCCGGGGCTGCTCTACGCTGCCGGTTGTGACTTCGGGACCGGCGGGGTACCGCACTGTAGCAGCCGCACCACGGTGCTGGATTTGGACACTCACGTCGTGACCACGGTGGAGAACGGGTACTTGCACCAGGACTGCTGCTCGCAgtgcccctgctgctgccagccgGTAGCGGGGCTCGCCTCCCCGCCGCCCGCACCGGGCACCAAGCGCAAGTATTACccggggcaggaggaggaagaggagggggtgGAGGAAGGGGAGCCGGGGGGAGGCGGGGTGGCGGGCGGCCCCCCCTTCGCCCCGTGCACCAAACGCGCCCGTTTCGAGGAGTACAGCGCCGAGCACCCCCAGGACTCTTCCAACATCTCCAACTTGATCTCCATCTTCGGCTCCGGTTTCACGGGGCTGGTGAGCCGGCAGCAGGCGGACTCGGAGCAGCCCCTCAACGGGCAGCTGTGCGGCAAGCAGGCGCTGGCGAGCCTGGGAGCCTGGACTCGGGCCATCGTCGCGTTTTAG